A single Candidatus Liberibacter asiaticus DNA region contains:
- a CDS encoding DUF2312 domain-containing protein gives MIDNIQNVTQDQLRTFIERLERLEEEKKLLTENIKDIYGEAKATGFDVKAIKKILSLRKKDEKQWMEEEQILDVYLRALGMLKDE, from the coding sequence ATGATTGATAACATTCAAAATGTTACACAAGATCAATTACGCACTTTTATTGAGCGTCTTGAACGTCTTGAAGAAGAGAAAAAACTTCTTACTGAAAATATTAAAGATATTTATGGTGAGGCAAAAGCAACTGGTTTTGATGTAAAGGCCATTAAAAAAATTCTCTCGTTGCGCAAAAAAGATGAAAAACAATGGATGGAAGAAGAGCAAATTCTAGACGTTTATTTGCGCGCTCTTGGTATGTTAAAAGACGAATAA
- a CDS encoding ribonuclease HII — MFCNSIPERPHFELEAMVREKNMWPVAGIDEVGRGALAGPVVVAAIILDPNNIPFGINDSKKISHKKREELYEKITSSAIISISSASHQYIDKHNIHKATLDAIYHAVENLQVIPRSALIDGRSIPEDLPCQAFAVIKGDSISLSIAAASIIAKVTRDRLMRIAHKKYPDYGFDSHVGYPTAKHQQVIKEKGPSCIHRLTFRPLRNLSV, encoded by the coding sequence ATGTTTTGTAATAGCATACCTGAAAGACCACATTTTGAACTTGAGGCAATGGTACGAGAGAAAAATATGTGGCCAGTAGCAGGAATAGATGAGGTAGGACGCGGCGCACTTGCAGGTCCTGTTGTGGTAGCAGCTATTATTCTTGATCCGAATAACATTCCTTTTGGTATTAATGATTCAAAAAAAATATCACATAAAAAAAGAGAAGAGTTATACGAAAAGATCACGAGTAGTGCTATCATTTCTATTTCTTCTGCGAGCCATCAGTATATTGACAAACATAATATTCATAAAGCTACTCTCGATGCAATTTATCATGCTGTAGAAAATTTACAAGTTATTCCTCGATCTGCTCTCATTGATGGGCGTAGCATTCCTGAAGATCTACCATGTCAAGCATTTGCCGTTATCAAGGGAGATTCTATTTCTTTATCTATCGCAGCAGCATCTATTATCGCTAAAGTCACGCGTGACCGTCTTATGAGGATAGCTCACAAAAAATATCCCGATTATGGATTTGATTCTCATGTAGGTTATCCAACAGCAAAACATCAACAAGTCATAAAAGAAAAGGGTCCTAGTTGTATTCATAGGCTGACATTTCGTCCATTACGGAATTTATCTGTTTAG
- a CDS encoding outer membrane protein, protein MNFNGYGALFFVVFLSIVVPNHSLAVDLYLPRKIDLFNEADNNVEYQDDEYGIWSGNYVGLHISRLYETHPLADTINRKTYNSLLPNGLGIELGHNIQLEDFVFGINCHTTAAKDDSTFYRLKEKYFIYGDVVLKAGYSVDSLLIYGMGGFGGAYVIDSSLEKVESDNSKNAKGRFDGHGSSVVLGIGLDYMVNYDISLSASYRYIPHHIHSVNNSNAKSDVERVDRKGNAHIASLGINMHF, encoded by the coding sequence ATGAATTTTAATGGGTATGGTGCACTTTTTTTCGTAGTATTTTTAAGTATTGTAGTACCGAATCATTCGTTAGCAGTAGATCTTTATCTGCCTAGGAAAATTGACTTATTTAATGAGGCAGATAACAATGTGGAATATCAGGATGATGAATATGGTATATGGTCTGGTAATTATGTAGGATTGCATATATCTCGTTTATATGAAACGCACCCCTTAGCTGATACTATCAATAGGAAAACGTATAATAGTTTACTACCAAATGGATTGGGAATTGAATTAGGACATAATATACAGCTAGAAGATTTTGTTTTTGGTATCAATTGTCATACTACTGCTGCGAAGGATGATTCTACGTTTTATCGTCTAAAAGAAAAATATTTTATTTATGGGGATGTTGTACTAAAAGCAGGATATTCTGTGGATTCTCTTCTTATCTATGGAATGGGAGGATTTGGAGGAGCATACGTTATAGATTCAAGCCTTGAGAAGGTTGAATCAGACAACAGTAAAAATGCTAAAGGTAGATTTGATGGGCATGGATCAAGTGTAGTATTAGGTATAGGTTTAGATTATATGGTAAATTACGACATCTCTTTATCTGCTAGTTATCGTTATATTCCTCATCACATTCATTCTGTTAATAATTCTAACGCAAAAAGTGATGTTGAAAGAGTGGACAGGAAAGGTAATGCCCACATCGCATCTCTTGGTATAAATATGCACTTCTAA
- a CDS encoding GGDEF domain-containing protein yields MTRSLKDFLSIWLCHEKNLESFSPHTFMIYFSIFFSIFIATVIFIANIFLFYIGLTPFYGLEYILVENLSLVIISITISLLLGYISGSILKELFISYNRISQLSRIDCLSGLLNHSAFISSLGSYNEKLSIVFFDIDYFKQINDNFGHPVGDKVIAFLSDQLVVVFGTPMFVGRLGGEEFAAAALGSSEQEAAILANDLRKIIENSQINISSGPSIHITISAGIAERCHKEPISTIIYRADQALYVAKKSGRNRVVCFSDIENNTC; encoded by the coding sequence TTGACCCGATCTTTGAAAGATTTTCTTAGTATATGGTTGTGTCATGAGAAAAACTTAGAAAGTTTTTCTCCCCATACCTTTATGATCTACTTTTCTATTTTCTTTTCCATTTTTATCGCTACAGTGATATTTATTGCGAATATTTTTTTATTTTATATCGGATTAACACCGTTTTATGGGTTAGAATATATTCTGGTAGAAAATTTATCTCTCGTTATTATTTCTATCACTATATCATTGTTATTGGGATATATATCTGGATCGATTCTCAAAGAATTATTCATTTCTTATAATAGAATATCCCAATTAAGCCGGATTGATTGTCTCTCTGGGTTGCTTAATCACTCTGCTTTTATTTCTAGTCTTGGATCTTATAACGAAAAATTATCAATCGTTTTTTTTGATATTGATTATTTTAAGCAAATCAATGACAATTTTGGACATCCTGTAGGAGATAAAGTGATAGCTTTTCTTTCTGATCAACTGGTTGTCGTTTTTGGGACACCTATGTTTGTAGGACGATTAGGAGGAGAGGAATTTGCAGCTGCTGCTTTAGGATCTTCTGAACAAGAAGCTGCAATTCTTGCTAATGATCTTAGAAAAATTATAGAAAATTCCCAAATTAATATTTCTTCTGGCCCATCTATTCATATCACTATCTCAGCTGGAATAGCAGAACGTTGTCATAAAGAACCTATCTCGACAATTATCTATCGAGCCGATCAAGCTTTATACGTTGCTAAAAAATCAGGACGTAATCGCGTTGTTTGTTTTAGTGATATTGAAAATAATACTTGCTAA